A window of the Candidatus Paraluminiphilus aquimaris genome harbors these coding sequences:
- a CDS encoding TonB-dependent receptor, translating to MKRFSTLAVAVAIAPLAYAQENSIEEIVITSSLVHASSTATAFTVSGEQIGQAGSQSLGEHLSDLPGVSSNNFGPAVGQPVIRGMSGNRVKVLQNGLVIRDVSGIGPDHANDLDLNNVQQIEVVRGASALLYSNGASGGIINVVDNTIARSDVEEPTAYISGESQSVNDGQGFSAGARGNVAGFNLSYDYSEFDADSYDVPRGAILHDEEHEDEHEGEHEGEHEDHDEDMTTLANSDYETESQRIGISRTGDWGYVGASYQELSSTYGIPFHGEHAEHEGEDHDDDHEGEDHDEDHDEEGHGDEHEEHGEERIVSRTDSEILSLEGRLNINSDLLNSVRFSVRDTDYLLAEAHAEEEHEGEEHEGEEHDDHGHSEEPTFFSNESTEVQLVFELGTDEAPRRVVVNRVSEKLAVKGEEAFMEPVKSTETTIGFFAGLEAGGFDIDMGVRWDDIEREGKIREMHHEEDHDEDHDEDHDEDHDGHGEEGFELEPFTYRDSSFSGALSLSRPITDSLEFSFNLGLVNRTPSAMELFMNGEHLAVARYEVGDANLDRERANNIDIGLVYSSDEWFANASLYRNRVDNYVYLRDEMEDDHEEEHEEEHDEDHDSDHDEHDHEGLMMSSYTQQDATFSGYEIELGRRFTLAGGDLEIRLQRDAVNAEFARGGDVPRITPARNVLAFDYTRGMTTALLEIQDVNRQTAISDFETPTKGFTLVNARLSHSVELGDRAVLTIGAYGRNLTDEVARNHTSFVKNEVPLAGRNIGIRARLSF from the coding sequence ATGAAGCGTTTTTCCACGCTCGCAGTGGCCGTTGCCATTGCTCCACTTGCTTATGCGCAAGAAAATAGTATCGAAGAAATTGTTATCACCTCTTCGCTCGTACACGCCAGCTCAACAGCCACGGCATTTACCGTGTCTGGCGAGCAGATTGGACAAGCGGGCTCGCAATCTCTCGGTGAGCACCTTAGCGATCTGCCAGGTGTCTCATCTAACAACTTCGGTCCAGCGGTGGGTCAACCCGTAATTCGCGGAATGTCCGGAAACCGAGTCAAGGTTTTACAAAATGGCTTAGTGATTCGAGATGTTTCCGGCATCGGGCCTGACCACGCAAACGATCTTGACTTAAATAACGTACAGCAAATTGAAGTGGTGCGCGGCGCATCAGCACTTCTTTATAGCAACGGTGCGAGTGGCGGCATTATTAACGTCGTCGATAACACGATTGCGCGAAGTGATGTCGAGGAGCCAACTGCTTATATCTCGGGTGAGTCGCAATCTGTGAATGATGGACAGGGCTTTAGTGCTGGCGCGCGCGGTAACGTAGCGGGTTTCAACCTAAGCTACGACTACAGCGAGTTCGATGCTGACAGCTATGATGTCCCTCGCGGGGCAATCCTCCATGACGAGGAGCATGAAGACGAGCACGAAGGCGAGCACGAAGGCGAGCACGAAGATCATGATGAAGATATGACCACGCTTGCCAACTCGGACTATGAAACCGAGTCACAACGCATTGGTATATCGCGAACCGGCGATTGGGGCTACGTTGGTGCCTCCTATCAAGAGCTGAGCTCCACTTATGGGATCCCCTTTCATGGCGAGCACGCTGAACACGAAGGCGAAGATCATGACGACGATCACGAGGGCGAAGACCACGATGAGGATCACGATGAAGAAGGCCATGGCGATGAGCACGAGGAGCATGGGGAAGAGCGCATTGTCTCTCGCACAGACTCGGAGATTTTATCGCTAGAAGGCCGATTAAACATCAATAGCGACCTGCTAAATAGCGTGCGATTCAGTGTTCGTGACACCGACTACCTCCTTGCCGAGGCACACGCGGAGGAAGAACATGAGGGCGAAGAGCACGAAGGTGAGGAACATGATGATCATGGGCACTCTGAAGAACCTACTTTTTTCAGTAACGAGTCAACGGAAGTTCAACTCGTTTTTGAGTTAGGGACGGATGAAGCACCCCGTCGGGTCGTCGTCAATCGCGTCTCCGAGAAGCTCGCCGTAAAAGGTGAAGAAGCCTTCATGGAGCCCGTGAAATCCACCGAAACGACTATCGGCTTCTTTGCTGGCTTAGAGGCAGGTGGCTTTGATATCGATATGGGTGTCCGCTGGGACGATATCGAGCGTGAAGGCAAGATTCGTGAAATGCATCACGAGGAAGACCATGACGAGGATCACGACGAGGACCATGACGAAGACCATGATGGACACGGTGAAGAAGGGTTTGAATTAGAGCCTTTCACCTACCGGGACTCATCCTTCAGCGGTGCACTTTCTCTGAGTCGACCCATTACCGATTCTCTCGAATTTTCATTCAATCTAGGTCTGGTCAATCGCACACCGTCTGCCATGGAGCTGTTTATGAATGGCGAGCACCTTGCAGTAGCGCGATACGAAGTGGGTGATGCCAATCTCGACAGAGAGCGTGCGAACAATATAGACATTGGCCTCGTCTATTCTTCAGATGAGTGGTTTGCGAACGCTTCCCTTTATCGAAACCGTGTAGATAACTATGTTTATCTGCGGGACGAAATGGAAGACGATCACGAGGAAGAACATGAGGAGGAGCATGACGAAGACCACGATTCCGACCATGATGAGCATGATCATGAGGGCTTGATGATGTCTTCATATACTCAGCAAGACGCCACCTTCAGCGGCTATGAAATCGAGCTTGGCCGGCGCTTTACCCTCGCTGGTGGCGACCTCGAAATTCGGTTGCAGCGTGACGCTGTTAACGCCGAATTTGCGCGTGGTGGTGACGTGCCCAGGATCACGCCAGCAAGAAATGTTTTGGCATTTGATTACACTCGCGGCATGACCACTGCCTTACTGGAAATCCAAGACGTGAATCGTCAAACTGCCATCAGTGACTTCGAAACACCCACGAAGGGGTTTACCTTGGTTAACGCTCGCTTATCACACAGCGTAGAGCTGGGCGATCGAGCCGTACTCACGATCGGAGCCTACGGTCGAAACCTTACGGATGAAGTCGCGCGTAACCACACATCGTTCGTAAAAAATGAAGTTCCGCTTGCCGGCAGAAATATCGGTATCAGAGCGAGGTTGTCGTTCTAA
- a CDS encoding nuclear transport factor 2 family protein encodes MEALARWHHVMEEGDMDALFDLLHPDCVFVSPVVHTPQEGRDITYAYLRAANKALSEDFQYVREVVQDNHAILEFTVMVDGIFVNGVDMITFENDQIIEFKVMVRPLKAVNAVWKQMGAMLERQKHG; translated from the coding sequence ATGGAAGCGCTGGCACGTTGGCATCATGTTATGGAAGAGGGCGATATGGACGCGCTCTTTGATCTCTTACACCCGGACTGTGTTTTTGTATCGCCTGTCGTCCATACGCCGCAGGAAGGAAGAGACATTACCTATGCGTACCTCCGGGCCGCTAACAAGGCCTTATCCGAGGACTTTCAGTATGTGCGAGAGGTTGTTCAGGATAACCATGCGATTCTTGAGTTCACGGTCATGGTCGACGGCATATTTGTAAATGGGGTCGATATGATTACGTTTGAGAACGATCAGATTATCGAGTTTAAGGTTATGGTTCGCCCTCTAAAGGCCGTGAACGCGGTTTGGAAGCAAATGGGTGCAATGCTTGAGCGTCAAAAGCACGGATAA
- a CDS encoding glycerophosphodiester phosphodiesterase family protein has product MSPLQAKPAIIAHRGACGYLPEHTLQGVELAHQQGAHFIEQDVVLTGDGIPIVLHDITLELTTNVAVLFPERQQHDGKFYCHDFTLKEIQSMTAHERTDSEGRRVFPSRHAGPYDGFKVPTLAEELSLIDSLNAKGNHQAGVYIELKQPEHHERLGADLFKAVYDVLERFDRLNDPQSTVIQCFDPETLKRFKSDERFSSTLIQLICEGMPADLRGDFDRMQTAQGIGEIRQYADGIGPHIPLLFDKNGGPSKMVTAAKNLGLFLHPFTLRADSASLDGVNFTELHKKLFVDLQVDGAFTDFSDKTRDLIRQLEI; this is encoded by the coding sequence ATGTCGCCGTTACAGGCCAAACCAGCCATCATTGCTCATCGTGGAGCATGCGGATATTTGCCTGAGCACACCCTTCAGGGAGTTGAACTCGCGCATCAACAAGGCGCGCATTTTATTGAGCAAGATGTGGTGCTCACTGGTGACGGCATCCCCATCGTGCTCCACGATATAACACTCGAGCTCACCACCAACGTTGCGGTGCTCTTCCCAGAACGTCAGCAGCACGATGGCAAGTTCTACTGTCATGACTTTACGCTGAAGGAGATCCAGTCAATGACGGCGCATGAGCGGACAGACAGTGAGGGAAGACGTGTTTTCCCGAGTAGGCATGCAGGACCTTACGATGGGTTTAAGGTGCCTACGCTGGCAGAGGAGTTAAGCCTAATCGATAGCTTGAATGCCAAAGGTAATCATCAGGCAGGCGTCTACATCGAACTAAAGCAACCGGAACATCACGAACGCCTCGGCGCTGATCTTTTTAAGGCTGTTTACGACGTGCTTGAAAGGTTTGATCGACTCAATGACCCACAGAGCACCGTGATTCAGTGTTTTGACCCAGAAACCCTTAAGCGATTCAAAAGCGACGAGCGATTTTCCAGCACACTCATTCAACTTATTTGCGAAGGAATGCCCGCTGATTTGCGGGGCGATTTCGATCGTATGCAAACCGCTCAAGGTATTGGCGAGATTCGCCAGTACGCCGACGGAATAGGCCCGCATATTCCTCTGCTATTTGATAAGAACGGCGGACCGAGCAAAATGGTCACGGCGGCTAAAAACTTAGGTCTTTTTTTGCACCCATTTACACTTCGTGCAGATTCAGCAAGCCTAGACGGTGTAAACTTCACCGAACTACATAAGAAACTTTTTGTCGACCTACAGGTTGATGGCGCATTCACAGACTTCTCAGATAAAACGCGTGATTTAATACGACAGCTGGAGATCTAA
- the pyk gene encoding pyruvate kinase produces the protein MPKDTTRVHRRTKIVATVGPGSDSEDMISRLIAAGVDVFRLNFSHGLADNHQRVASRIRKQARHHNRYVGVLADLQGPKIRIAGFREGFVRLTAGDSFDLCLDRGSDEGDSSCVGIEYKDLPNSVEVDDILLLDDGKMRLRVDSVSATTISCTVVIGGKLSSRKGVNKLGGGIAAPALTEKDKNDIKSMESIQPDFVAVSFVASVGDIEEARSLLNEVGVNAGIIAKIERAEVVAESGLLDDIIDACEGVMVARGDLGIEVGDAQLIGIQKDLISRTRKRDRMVITATQMMESMIENSMPTRAEVFDVANAVLDGTDAVMLSAETAVGSYPVEVVRSMASAALGAERHPVARTSRYRQDREFRSPQETIALSAMYGANHFPGVAGIASHTETGSTAMLMSRLSSGLPIFALSRNPETLQRLALCRGVIPLYFDVSAFDSRDVEARTMEFLNDAGFISKGDFILMTNGTRVGQAGGTDSIKLLSVG, from the coding sequence GTGCCAAAAGACACCACCCGTGTGCATCGCAGAACAAAAATTGTCGCAACTGTCGGTCCAGGCAGTGACAGTGAGGACATGATCAGCCGGCTCATCGCCGCCGGTGTGGATGTCTTTCGATTAAACTTTAGCCACGGTCTTGCTGACAACCATCAGCGGGTTGCGAGTCGTATACGTAAGCAAGCTAGACACCACAACCGATATGTTGGCGTATTAGCGGACCTCCAAGGCCCGAAAATCCGCATTGCCGGGTTCCGTGAGGGCTTTGTTAGGCTCACCGCTGGAGATTCTTTCGATCTTTGCCTCGATAGGGGCTCCGACGAAGGCGATAGCTCTTGTGTGGGCATTGAGTATAAGGACCTGCCTAACAGCGTCGAAGTCGACGACATTCTGCTTTTGGACGATGGGAAGATGCGTCTTCGCGTTGATAGCGTGAGCGCGACAACCATCAGTTGCACGGTGGTCATCGGCGGAAAACTTAGTTCACGAAAAGGCGTTAATAAGCTAGGGGGAGGCATTGCCGCCCCTGCACTCACCGAGAAAGACAAGAATGATATCAAGAGCATGGAGAGCATCCAGCCTGACTTCGTAGCCGTCTCTTTCGTGGCCTCCGTTGGTGACATTGAGGAGGCGAGGAGCCTTCTAAACGAAGTAGGGGTTAACGCCGGTATCATCGCAAAGATCGAACGCGCAGAGGTGGTTGCGGAAAGCGGCTTACTCGACGACATCATCGACGCCTGCGAGGGTGTAATGGTTGCGCGCGGCGATTTGGGTATTGAGGTTGGTGATGCGCAGCTAATCGGCATTCAGAAAGACCTCATTTCGCGTACGCGTAAACGAGACCGAATGGTCATCACAGCCACGCAAATGATGGAGTCGATGATTGAAAATTCGATGCCAACTCGTGCAGAGGTATTCGATGTCGCAAACGCGGTGCTCGACGGGACAGACGCAGTCATGCTTTCCGCAGAGACAGCCGTGGGGTCGTATCCAGTAGAGGTTGTTCGGTCTATGGCAAGCGCGGCACTGGGTGCCGAGCGCCACCCTGTTGCCCGCACGTCTCGGTACCGCCAGGATCGGGAATTTCGTTCGCCGCAAGAGACCATTGCGCTGTCAGCCATGTACGGGGCCAATCACTTCCCCGGTGTCGCGGGCATCGCTTCTCACACAGAAACCGGTAGCACCGCGATGCTGATGTCACGATTGAGCTCAGGATTACCCATCTTTGCCTTAAGCCGAAATCCGGAAACGCTTCAGCGCCTTGCGCTATGCCGAGGCGTCATACCGCTTTATTTCGATGTCAGTGCCTTTGACAGCCGAGACGTTGAAGCTCGCACAATGGAATTCCTCAACGATGCGGGATTCATATCAAAGGGCGATTTTATACTCATGACAAACGGGACGCGTGTTGGGCAAGCCGGCGGAACCGACTCCATTAAGCTCCTTTCTGTTGGCTGA
- a CDS encoding cold-shock protein, with protein sequence MSTVTGTVKWFNETKGFGFIEQEGGPDVFVHFSAIQGDGFKTLADGQKVEFTVTAGQKGPQAENVVPV encoded by the coding sequence ATGTCTACAGTTACAGGTACCGTTAAGTGGTTCAATGAAACCAAAGGATTCGGTTTTATTGAGCAAGAAGGCGGACCCGACGTGTTCGTTCATTTCAGTGCTATTCAAGGTGATGGCTTCAAGACTCTCGCCGATGGCCAGAAAGTTGAGTTCACCGTCACAGCTGGCCAAAAAGGACCACAAGCTGAGAACGTTGTTCCCGTCTAG
- a CDS encoding tetratricopeptide repeat protein, translating to MTGVTSGIKRLLSATCMATVVLGASVVLDRAGVITAVSDVAAQDSSGKKKQETRKTPALRNNIYEKLAEAQTFAENKDYVSAEAVLNEMLDATSKKRKLNAYELANVYNTYAFLRYAVEDYKGALNYYRKVIDQRPQIPIALEVGTLFTIAQLYFLQEDWQKGIDTLNQWMAVTEIPNTNAYVLLANGYFQLKDYDKSLENIQIAIDREEAAGKLPKEQWYNLARFIHFDRDNFAEALDILEILIMYYPKKQYWVQASHLYGEQKDEGRQLAILEATYEQNLLDKSQDLVLLSQLYLNAEVPYPAAKTLEKGFKDEIVEDDSKNYELAGVAWRQAQEVTKSLPMLELAAEKSEKGELYARLGSVYLDVDKNKAAVDALNKGLKRGGVKRADQARLALGMAYFNLGEFNAARKAFREAAKDKRAKSFAQQWLKYINSEEKRLNEIAKELG from the coding sequence ATGACCGGAGTAACCTCAGGTATTAAGCGCCTACTTTCGGCTACGTGTATGGCCACAGTGGTCCTCGGCGCATCGGTTGTTCTCGATCGCGCGGGCGTCATAACGGCTGTTTCAGACGTCGCGGCGCAAGACAGCAGTGGCAAGAAGAAGCAAGAGACACGCAAGACACCTGCGCTGAGAAATAACATTTACGAGAAGCTCGCAGAAGCTCAGACGTTTGCTGAGAACAAGGATTACGTTTCAGCAGAGGCGGTTCTTAATGAGATGCTCGATGCGACCAGTAAGAAGCGGAAGCTAAACGCCTACGAGCTTGCCAACGTCTACAACACGTATGCGTTCTTGCGTTATGCGGTTGAAGATTACAAAGGCGCGCTGAACTATTATCGTAAAGTCATTGATCAGCGGCCCCAGATTCCGATTGCGTTAGAGGTGGGTACCCTTTTCACCATCGCGCAGCTCTATTTTCTTCAGGAAGACTGGCAAAAGGGTATCGATACACTGAATCAGTGGATGGCCGTTACAGAGATTCCTAATACAAACGCTTACGTACTCTTAGCGAATGGTTATTTCCAGCTGAAGGATTACGACAAGAGCTTAGAGAATATTCAAATTGCTATTGATCGTGAAGAGGCTGCCGGTAAGCTCCCGAAGGAGCAGTGGTATAACTTGGCGCGTTTTATTCATTTTGATCGCGATAACTTTGCCGAAGCACTCGATATCCTAGAAATTCTCATCATGTACTACCCAAAGAAGCAATATTGGGTGCAGGCCTCTCACCTTTACGGTGAGCAAAAAGATGAGGGCCGCCAGCTTGCTATCCTTGAAGCGACTTATGAGCAGAATCTCCTCGATAAAAGCCAGGACTTGGTTTTACTCTCGCAGCTCTACTTGAACGCGGAAGTACCTTATCCTGCGGCGAAGACGCTGGAAAAGGGCTTTAAGGACGAGATTGTCGAGGACGACTCGAAGAATTACGAGCTCGCCGGTGTCGCGTGGCGTCAGGCGCAGGAAGTAACGAAGAGCCTTCCAATGCTCGAGCTTGCTGCCGAAAAATCTGAAAAAGGCGAGCTGTATGCGCGTCTTGGCAGTGTTTACCTCGACGTGGATAAGAATAAAGCGGCCGTTGATGCCCTTAACAAAGGCCTAAAACGCGGTGGTGTTAAGCGTGCAGATCAAGCACGACTCGCGCTCGGCATGGCTTATTTTAATCTGGGTGAGTTTAATGCGGCACGAAAAGCGTTCCGCGAGGCAGCTAAAGACAAGCGAGCAAAATCATTCGCGCAGCAGTGGCTGAAGTACATTAACAGCGAGGAAAAGCGCCTCAACGAGATCGCTAAAGAGCTCGGCTAA
- a CDS encoding energy transducer TonB → MPATLRSIIGAVAAVPIALGLFYLMQSLIDTQFEQEDVKTRKIADIVVPDKVIETNLKEVLPEKVEDPDEPPPDMEPLDFDMDVDMNAANMAPTVAMNVSINASGLSSGDGEYLPIVKVAPIYPRRAQTRGITGFCIVTYTVTTTGAIRDPYVESETDCSPKGIFERASIKAAMKFKYKPRVVDGQAIEVAGVQNKFTYELEGGRR, encoded by the coding sequence ATGCCAGCGACATTACGATCAATTATTGGAGCAGTCGCAGCGGTCCCCATCGCTTTAGGACTGTTTTATTTAATGCAGAGCCTCATTGACACTCAGTTTGAGCAAGAGGACGTCAAGACTCGAAAAATTGCGGACATCGTGGTTCCTGACAAAGTTATCGAGACTAATTTGAAAGAGGTCTTACCGGAAAAAGTAGAGGACCCCGACGAGCCGCCGCCCGATATGGAGCCGCTAGACTTCGATATGGACGTTGATATGAACGCCGCCAACATGGCCCCTACTGTGGCTATGAACGTGAGTATTAATGCATCAGGTCTGTCTTCCGGCGACGGTGAATACTTGCCTATCGTTAAAGTTGCGCCCATCTATCCTCGACGAGCACAGACGCGAGGTATTACCGGCTTTTGCATTGTGACCTACACCGTGACAACGACTGGTGCTATTCGCGATCCCTATGTGGAAAGTGAAACTGACTGCTCGCCCAAGGGGATTTTTGAGCGCGCGTCCATCAAGGCGGCGATGAAGTTTAAGTACAAGCCGCGGGTTGTTGATGGTCAAGCCATTGAAGTGGCGGGTGTGCAGAACAAATTTACTTATGAGCTCGAGGGAGGACGTCGATAA
- a CDS encoding ExbD/TolR family protein: MSLRDQAGASAASQQDESQIDLTPMLDVVFIMLIFFIVTSSFVKEPGVEIDKPGAATTEACPNGTIIFAVDDQGKIHYNKNQIKLERASFLAKAAKDETPRANIVIQADYDSPGYVVEELFDSLRSTFTAPPCLSTIDE, from the coding sequence ATGAGTTTACGAGACCAGGCGGGCGCATCTGCGGCATCACAGCAGGATGAAAGCCAAATTGATTTAACACCGATGCTTGATGTTGTGTTCATCATGCTGATCTTCTTCATTGTGACGTCTTCGTTCGTTAAAGAGCCCGGTGTAGAGATCGATAAGCCAGGGGCGGCGACAACTGAGGCCTGTCCTAATGGAACGATTATTTTTGCAGTGGATGACCAAGGTAAAATCCACTACAACAAAAACCAAATTAAACTTGAGCGTGCTAGCTTTTTAGCTAAAGCGGCGAAGGATGAGACGCCCCGAGCGAATATCGTGATTCAGGCCGACTACGACAGTCCAGGGTATGTCGTTGAGGAACTATTTGATTCATTGCGATCAACCTTCACCGCTCCTCCATGCCTTTCTACGATAGACGAGTAG
- a CDS encoding ExbD/TolR family protein has protein sequence MRKIAKQREEEGAEIDLTPMLDVVFIMLIFFIVVASFLKEAGLEINRPDDNQPQDPNDSVSIVVEIASDNQLWMENRRVDVRAVRANIQRLLAEDPEAPVTIKVAKGATTGIVADVADAAREAGQYNVSWATDKG, from the coding sequence GTGAGAAAAATAGCTAAACAACGCGAGGAAGAAGGTGCGGAGATTGATTTGACGCCCATGCTGGACGTCGTGTTTATCATGCTCATCTTCTTCATCGTGGTGGCTTCCTTTTTGAAGGAAGCAGGACTGGAAATTAATCGTCCGGATGACAATCAACCCCAAGATCCTAATGACTCGGTAAGTATCGTTGTCGAAATTGCATCTGATAATCAGCTTTGGATGGAAAACCGTCGTGTTGATGTGAGAGCGGTTCGCGCGAATATTCAGCGATTGCTTGCTGAGGATCCGGAAGCACCCGTAACCATTAAGGTTGCGAAAGGCGCGACCACAGGGATTGTTGCTGATGTTGCCGACGCGGCGAGAGAGGCGGGTCAATACAACGTTAGTTGGGCCACCGACAAGGGTTAA
- a CDS encoding MotA/TolQ/ExbB proton channel family protein, which yields MELFDTILAFMDKGGNVLWIIATLVFFMWTLIIERFIYFLGGGWKADRLMTVDVWEGRAERKSWNAKQIRVKLLSESRSYINDNMSLIATCVALCPLLGLLGTVTGMIEVFNVMAVTGGGDAKSMAGGVERSTIPTMAGMVAALSGLFANTQLQRMALREQQLLEDQLTSDH from the coding sequence ATGGAATTGTTCGACACCATCTTGGCGTTCATGGATAAAGGCGGCAATGTCCTATGGATCATTGCCACCCTTGTCTTCTTCATGTGGACTCTGATTATTGAGCGCTTTATCTACTTTCTCGGAGGTGGCTGGAAGGCTGACCGTTTGATGACGGTTGATGTTTGGGAAGGTCGAGCGGAGCGCAAGTCATGGAACGCGAAGCAAATTCGCGTGAAGCTCCTGTCTGAGAGTAGAAGCTACATCAACGATAATATGAGCCTCATTGCTACGTGCGTTGCTCTGTGCCCTTTATTGGGTCTGCTAGGCACGGTGACCGGCATGATCGAGGTCTTTAATGTCATGGCGGTAACCGGTGGTGGTGATGCCAAGTCAATGGCCGGTGGCGTAGAGCGGTCCACCATTCCCACCATGGCGGGAATGGTAGCGGCGCTTTCTGGCTTGTTTGCGAATACGCAGCTTCAGCGCATGGCGTTGCGTGAGCAGCAGTTGTTGGAAGATCAACTGACTTCTGACCACTGA
- a CDS encoding MotA/TolQ/ExbB proton channel family protein, whose protein sequence is MNAKFLKATTFVVAGMFAGVAVAQDPAAPEVPAGPTPQEVAAENMSELLDLVKQGRSRAAGENRAREQRFAQDKANQQSELNRAERERAAEERRSARLEKKFEDNELLIAAKQEKLKERLGSLSELFGHLTAASGDLASNIEVSLVSSEYPSREGFLQGLIAKMTGSDQLPQIEEIEKVWYEMLNEITQQGVVSRFTAEVATPSGEIAQREVVRVGAFNIIDVDGNYLTYGNEKLAELPRQPSGNAVANAASLADATGGLSQFGIDPTGPTGGSFLAAIIDTPTLEERWHQGGYVGYAITAVGVFAFLLAIARVIMLTMMGAAVNSQLKSGEAKTNNPLGRVLLVSQENPNIDTETLELKMAEAVLRETPKLEAGLTLLKIIAAVAPLMGLLGTVTGMIITFQAITIFGAGDPKAMAGGISSALITTVLGLLVAIPTVLLHTVVNGRAQKIIHILNEQATGIVAERAEAAGN, encoded by the coding sequence ATGAATGCTAAGTTTTTGAAAGCAACAACCTTCGTCGTTGCGGGTATGTTTGCCGGTGTGGCCGTGGCGCAAGATCCAGCGGCACCAGAAGTGCCTGCAGGCCCCACGCCTCAGGAAGTCGCCGCTGAGAACATGAGCGAGCTCCTCGACCTCGTTAAGCAAGGCCGATCGCGTGCCGCCGGTGAAAACCGTGCGCGGGAGCAACGTTTTGCTCAAGACAAGGCAAATCAGCAGTCTGAGCTCAATCGCGCTGAGCGCGAGCGCGCTGCTGAAGAGCGTCGTTCGGCACGGCTCGAAAAGAAGTTCGAAGATAACGAACTCCTCATCGCCGCTAAACAGGAGAAGTTGAAAGAGCGTCTGGGATCACTGTCGGAGCTCTTTGGCCACCTCACCGCGGCTTCGGGCGATTTAGCGTCTAACATCGAGGTCTCACTGGTTAGTTCTGAGTACCCGAGTCGAGAAGGCTTTCTTCAGGGGCTAATCGCAAAAATGACTGGCTCTGATCAGCTTCCCCAAATCGAGGAAATTGAGAAGGTTTGGTATGAAATGCTCAACGAAATCACCCAGCAAGGTGTTGTGTCGCGCTTCACGGCAGAGGTTGCGACGCCCTCCGGTGAAATCGCTCAGCGAGAAGTGGTTCGTGTTGGTGCGTTCAACATTATCGACGTTGATGGAAACTACTTGACCTACGGCAATGAAAAGCTCGCTGAGTTGCCTAGGCAGCCGAGTGGCAACGCCGTCGCTAACGCCGCGTCGCTTGCCGATGCGACAGGTGGTCTCAGTCAGTTTGGTATTGACCCAACAGGTCCTACAGGTGGTTCGTTCCTAGCGGCGATTATTGATACGCCGACATTGGAAGAGCGCTGGCACCAAGGTGGTTATGTCGGCTACGCGATCACTGCAGTGGGTGTATTTGCTTTCTTGCTGGCCATTGCTCGGGTCATCATGCTGACCATGATGGGTGCCGCCGTTAACAGCCAGCTCAAATCAGGCGAAGCGAAGACGAACAACCCATTGGGTCGCGTTCTTTTGGTAAGCCAAGAGAATCCAAACATCGACACGGAGACGCTTGAGCTCAAGATGGCGGAAGCGGTGCTTCGTGAGACACCAAAACTGGAAGCTGGCCTCACGCTACTTAAGATCATCGCTGCCGTAGCGCCGCTGATGGGTCTATTGGGTACGGTGACGGGTATGATCATTACCTTCCAGGCGATTACGATCTTCGGTGCGGGTGACCCCAAGGCAATGGCTGGTGGTATTTCTAGCGCCTTGATCACTACGGTACTGGGTCTATTGGTGGCGATTCCTACTGTACTGCTTCACACCGTAGTAAACGGCCGAGCGCAGAAGATCATCCACATTCTCAACGAGCAGGCGACAGGCATTGTCGCTGAGCGCGCTGAGGCGGCGGGTAACTAA